The sequence CTGTCCAACTTACATTATTGTTTGTCCATGTTCTGGTTTTATAGTCATTTGCATTTGCTGGAATATTACTAAAGTTCTCATCACCACAGTTTCCTACGTTTACGGGTCCGTCAAGAGTAGTTCCTGTTGCAATATTACTTTGTGGGGAGGTATTTCCAAACGCATCTTTTGCAATGACATGGAATGAATATTGGGTAAGAGGTAGTAATCCGGATATTGTAGCTGTTGTAGATGCTCCAGATACATTAGATTTAAATACGTTATCTACATAAATATCATAACCTGTTACTCCAACATTATCTGTTGATGCTGTCCAGCTTAATGAGATAGAATTTGAAGTTGGTGTATTGGTTACTAAATTCGTCGGTGCTGTAGGGGCTTGGTTATCAACAACTGGAGCTCCCCATATTAAATTTGCATAAGCAGAATTATCAATGAATGGGTTTCTATTTCCTTGGAATGTAAAGGCTGCGTTATTTCTATTAATTTCTTCCGGAGATACAGGGTCCATAGCATTCCAAGCTAAAAGCTGTTGAAGCTCCCATGAGTCAAGTCCCGGGAAAGCCGAGCCACCAAGCATATTACCAGTACCAAAGGTAGAAAGTCTATCTTCGTATCTTGTTACAAAATAAAAAATCATTCTGGCAACATCTCCTTTGAAAGCATCAATGGGCTCAAATACAGTTCCTCCATATCCTGGGGAAACTGAATTTCCAAGTTTGGAACCGTTCTTAGAAATAAAAGTAGCAGAGCCTACCTGGCCAAAAGGGTAGTTTGATCTTGCTCCATTTACTTTTCCATCTGTGGCACGAATAAAGTGAATATCTGCAACCATAGGTGAAGAACTATTAAATAAGCTTTGAGGTACAATATGTTCTCTGTTATAGCAATCACCTTCTTTAGAATAGGTTCCACATTGACTGCTACCTACAGTGAAGTTGTAAGGGTCTTGTCCTGTAGGATTTTCAGAATAAATGTCTAGTATTGTACCATCATTTTCAAAATTTGAGTTTATGTCACGATCAGTCGTGTAATAGGCTGTCCATAGACCTCCATAACCCTTATCTTGATGACCAGAAGTAATGATCCCTTTAAGGGCAGTTTTAAGAGGAGCACCTGTTAAACCGTTTGCTGCATTATAATAAGTAGCAGAAGGCTGTGCGAAAGAGCCGATAAATATCAGCGCTAAGAAAAAAGATAAAATTCGTTTCATTTTTTTAAAATTGGGGCGTAAAGGTACAAAAAAATGAAACCGAAAAAGGTTTTTAGTGTTAAATGTATAAACTTAATATATTAATTTTTAGTAATATACTCTTTGCTGATTTTTGAGAAGAACCAAGAGATTGTAATGCCAAATACAGATGCGGTAAGAGCTACGATAAAATAGTTTTTTCCAACAATTTTTACAGGGAATGGTAATACTTCATTGGCTCTGAAAAATTCCGTATAAAGCTGGAAATAACATAAGGCTGTTCCACATATTAAACCGCTAATTACCCCGGAAATTACAATAAGAAGTCCGGTGTAGAAATAGGTCAATCTTAAATGGCTTAAAGGAAAGCCTAATGAAATAAGAGATTTTGCCTGTTCTTTTTTATCAAGTTGTAAGATAATGATAGCTCCGGCAAGATTAAAGGTGGTGATGAAAATAACCAGTGCAAAAATCAGATAGATAAATAGCTTTTCAGTATTAATCATCTTCCAGAAAGCTGCATTTTCCTCCTCCTTAGTTTTGATTTCAATATTTTTGCCCAAAGAAGAGATTAGGCTTTGTTTTACGGTGTCAGCATTTTCAGGATTTCTTAATTTAATAACAATCTGATAAGCTGAATGTTTTGGAAGGCTTAATAATTCCTCTGTAAGTTCAATAGGGGAGATAATATAGCTGTCCAGCTGATCTTTTCCAGGGAAAACTCCGGTTACTGAAATATCTCGTTTATTATAAATATCTTCTTCTTTACTGATGATTCCGGTTCCTGGTTTTGGCATGAAAACCGTTGCGTAATGGTTGGAAGAATCTACCGGAATTGACAATCGGTTATCCAAACTGTTTTCCATTAATACCTCGTTAGAGTATTTGAAACTTGGGTAATTCCCATAAAATACTTCCTTATTAATAGGATTTACTTTTGTATAGGCAGAGTCAACACCTCGTAAATAGGCTATATCCCCCTTTCCGTTAAAGCTGATGTATACCTTTTCTTCAATAACACGGGAGTAGCTGGTAATCTCTTTATTGCTATTTAAAACTTTATTAACCTGATCCAGGTTTTTAATGGTTTTACCTGATATACTTTTTAAGGTCAGGTCAGCATGAAGATTAGAGATTAAATCTTTGTTTAGATTTTCAAGCCCTGAGAAAACTGAAATAATAACGAACATTGCAGCCACAGCAACCGTCATGGCACCTACTGAAAGCCATGTAATAAAGGTAACAGCGGTACTGCCTTTTTTAGCCAAAAGGTATCTGGATGCTATGTAAAATGCAATATTCTTCAAGATCTATAAAACAGGATTGTCGCCTTCGCCTCTTAATTCTCTTTCCAGTTTTTCAACGTCATCAAGAGCTGTATCTAAATAAAAGCTGAGTTGTGGAATGATACGTACCTGTTTTGCCATTTTCTGGCCAATAAAGTTTCTGTATTGAGTTTTGTTTTCCTCAATTTCCTTCATTACCGCAGTACGGTGTTCTTGAGGGAAAATACTTAAATAAATTTTTGCAATACCCAAATCCGCCGTTACTTTTACATCTGAAACGGATACCAATATACTTTGTTTGCTGTCAGCAGCCTGCTTGCGGAAAAGTTCTGCGAAGTCCTCCTGAATAATCTGTGCTACTTTTCTTTGTCTGTTACTTTCCATAATTTATGCAAATTTACTACTTTTGTTTGAATTGATACTTTGAAATTCAGTGATCGTATCAAATTTACGAATTAATTATATTTATTAGTATTTATGAAGCTAGAACATATCGGTATTGCCGTAAAATCTTTAGGTGTTTCTGACGAACTTTTTGCTAAACTATTAGGAAAAGAATCCTACAAACAAGAAACAGTGGAAAGAGAAGGAGTGGTAACTTCTTTCTACGAAACAGGAGAAAGTAAAATAGAGCTTTTGGAAGCCAGTAATCCTGAAAGTCCAATCTCAAAATTTATTGAAAAAAAGGGAGAAGGCATCCATCATCTGGCATTTGGGGTTGAAAATATCCTGGAGGAAGTAAAAAGATTAAAAAAAGAAGGATTTCAATTTATCTCCGAAGAACCGAAAGAAGGTGCTGATAACAAATTAGTTGTATTCCTTCATCCTAAATCAACAAACGGTGTACTGGTAGAACTTTGCCAAGAAAAGCAATAAAAAATTTTGTAGTGAAAGAAATTTTACTATTTTTGCAAACACAAAATTTAACCAAGTTTTGAGGTCCTATAGCTCAGTTGGTTAGAGCACCTGACTCATAATCAGGTTGTCCTTGGTTCGAGCCCAAGTGGGACCACTTTAATTATCAAGCACTTACAGTGATGTAGGTGCTTTTTTTTGGTTTCAAGTATAACAAAAGTATAATGTAGTTGCTGATTCAAAGATAGTTATTGTTTTCATTTAATTGCAAATAATTGTATTTTTGAAAAAAATTATAATGATGGAAAATATATATTTTAACACACTCGATCGATTTTTATCAATCCGTTTTGAAAAACTTAAATTTTATATCGCTTTTTTTTATTTCCCTGTACTCATTGCAATTGCTGTAGTCTGCAATATAATTTCTGAAGCCAACGGTTTTTCATTGCTTACAATTTTGCCTTTGGTTATTGGCGCGCCAATGTTAATGATCCCAGCAATTTATTTTCTACGAGGCGAAAATTATTTCATTCTCAGAGAATTTGTGAAGAGTTTGGACACAAGTCATATTAATTGTGATCTACAATCAATTTTTAAGGTCGAAGCTATACAATTGTTTTATCAGGAAAAATTAAATGACCTTCAATCAGTTTTTAATTTTATTTATCATAAGGACAATAATTCACAGGATTGTTTGAATTACAAACCGAATAAAAAATTATCAAAAAGATCGAGAGAAAAGCTTGAGACTTTTTACAATGCAGAAGCAAATAAGTATTTTGATGTTTGCGAATACGAGCTGGATTTTTTTGTTGAACTCATAGAAGGAAAACGGAGTGCAGAATCAAATACGATCCATTTAAATGAAGATCTCTCAAATAATGATATTATATCTTTAATTGATGCAATCCACCATTATACAGGTATTTATCAGATCCGTATCCAATTACTGTTTAAAAGATTCAAGAAGAAAAATAACAACTATGAAAATCTCAACTGGGGTTCTATGAAGTCCTCTAAAAGCCAATGTGTTAGTATTGGTAAAAGTTAATTTTTTCTACAATTTATCTATTAACTTTACATAGTCAGAAGTTAATTTCTAAGATTTCATCCAAGTTCATTTCTACAATTTTGTGTCATTAATCAAAAACAACTGATATGACACAAGTTCAACTACAGCAAGAATTAAACGAAATAAAGAAGCTCCTGAAGGACAACTTTATCAACAGCAAAGATGTTTTGACCTCAAACGAAGTCCTCAAATATCTTAATATAAGCTACAGTCTACTTTCAAAATTGACATCTGCCGGACTTATTCCCTTTTATAAGCCCACCAATGGATTGCTGTTCTTTTTCAGATCCGAACTGCACGACTGGATAAAAGAAAACAAGATCTACTCCGAAAAAGATGCAGAAAATCTTTTAAAAAATCACCGTACCAATAAAAAAGCATAACCGCTCTGTTATGGCTATAATAATTCTTGTTTCAAACCTAAATATGAGACAGATATAAGTCCGTATTTTATCAATCATCAAACAGTTATGGACAAAAAACCAAACAGGTTGACCAATCTTTCAGATGGTCAGTTCAATAGTGCAGTAAGTAGTTCTAATGAAATTAATATACTGATGGATCATTTAGCGAACGAATGGATAGAGATCGCCAAAAAGCTACCCACTCCCAACCCCCTTTTCGGGAACATATGGCATCAGGGAGAAGTGGCAATTTTATTTAGCAATACAGGAAAAGGAAAATCAATTTTAGCCGTACAATTGGCGGACAGCATAACAAAAGGACATTCAATAATTACTTTGGATGTGTATAAACAAATTGCAATCTATTTTGATTTTGAGCTTTCAACAAAAGCATTTCAAAGAAGATACTCGGATGAAGATGAAAACTCACATCAATTCAGCGATGATTTTATTCGTGTTGAAATTGATAGAAATAAGCATTTAGAATCCGATGAGAGATCATTTGAAGAATTGATCATAGAATCTGTAAAGTTTCAGGTTGAAAAATCAAATGCACAGGTTGTGATCATAGATAACATTACTTTTTTATCGGCAACCAATGAAAAAAGCAAAGAAGCTTTATCCCTAATGAAGCTCATCTTAGACCTATCCCGAAAGAAAAGTCTTGCAATCCTGCTCATTGCCCATACTCCTAAAAGAGATATTTTCAAGCCAATCCAGTTAGAGGATCTGGCTGGAAGCAAGGCTCTAAGCAATTTTTGTGATACCGTTTTCTGCATCGGAGAATCTGTCAAAGGTTCGAACGTAAGATATATAAAACAACTTAAGAACAGGAATTATCCGATTGAATTTCACGAAAATAATGTTATTGAATGTGAAGTAGTGAAAGAAAATTCATTCTTACAGTTCAAGTTTGTTGATCTTAATTCGGAAGATGAACATTTGAAGAAGATCAGTGAAAAATCTAAGGATAGGATCGATGAGATTCTAGAACTAAAAAATCAAAATCTATCGAATGTAGAGATAGCAAAAAGATTGGCTGTGAGTGAATCTGCAATCCGAAGAAGGATTAATAAGCACGATAAAAAAAGCCAATAACACCAACGAAAAACGACGAGATTGTTTTAAGGTTAACATTTTGAAAATGAATTGAATAAACGTTGAGTTTTAAGAAATTCGTCTCGTCGGTAATTTGTACCGCTTATTACATCGTCGCTCAGCAACGAGCTATTTTCAAGATGATTTAACGACGAGACGAAATAATATTATTTTCAATTAAATATTTTACGCAAATAATTGTAATTCAATTAATTGAAAAATTATTTAGTTAAGATTTTACCTCGTTGCTACTCGTCAATTCATCAAAAATTAGTCAAACCAAACCCTTCCGCTTGAACCGTCAGGATACCTAGTATTTATTACCAAAAAACATTAAAAATTACAAAAATGAACTGCAAACAATTTAACAGCATATCGTTGGAAGAAGTCCTCCTTTCTCTCGGACACCTTCCAGCGAAACAAAATGAAAAAGAAGCTTGGTATCTCAACCCTTTTGCCAACGAATCCCAAGCCTCTTTTAAAATCAATAAAAGTCTTAACAAGTGGTACTTATTCTCAGAAGGAATCGGTGGAAACAATACTGACTTTATGAAGAAGTATCTGAATACTTCAGTAAATGGAGTTTTACTTTGGGCAGAAAATCAGAACTTTTCTTCTTTTCTAAATCAAAATATTCCTGATCAGAAGTTCAAAAACCCGAGTAAAAATTATGAGATACTGGACGTTAATGGAATCCAGCATCCTGCACTTTTGGAATATTTAAGAGTAAGAAAAGTTGGAAATCAAACTCAGTTCTTACACGAAATTCATTACCGAATGAATGATAAAAACTATTTCGGAATTGGTTTCAAGAACGATTCTGGCGGTTATGAAATCCGCAATAAATATTCTAAAATTTGTTTGGGCAAAAAAGATATTTCAACCATAAAAAACGGATCAGAATCGCTTCGGATTTTCGAGGGCTTTTTCGATTTTCTTTCCTTTAAAAATGTAGAGAATTTTTTAGAAAAAGAACCTGTCGATTATCTCATTTTGAATTCCGTTTCGATGATTCACAATATTAAAAGTTCACTAGGAAATTATGAAAATATTGAGCTTTATTTTGACAATGACGAAGCTGGAAATCGTGCCGTTGAAATTATTAGAAATGAAAATCAAAGCGCAGAAGATTGTCGGGTTTTATATTCAGATTTTAAAGACTTAAATGACTGGATGATACACAAAAATCCATTACCTGAAAGACAAGTCAAACAAAGGAGAAGGTGAGTAAAATAAACACAGGTAAAATATGGTGGTATATTAGTGCAAAAAGTACCCAAAGTTTACAATAAGCGTGGGCGCTGATTGCAAAATTGGGATTTTTGATTTCTTCCTATCGTCAGAAATATTTTTTAAAAACGCTAAAATAACACAATGGAAAAAGACTTTCTACAAGAATTTATACACCAAGTCGCCAAAGAAAATGAGGTAAAGATTGCTCAGGAAAAGAGAAAAAAATATTTTCAGGAACTAGGTCGGAAAGGTGGTTTGAAAACAAAAGAAAACAAAAAATTGGATAAAGTTATTTCTGTAAGAATGACCAATTCCGAATATGAAATTCTCATTCAAAAACAAGAAAAATATCCTTTAAAATTGTCCACTTATATTCGGAATGTTTTGTTCGAAAAAGAACTTAAAATCAATGAATTTCAAACTGATGAAGTCTTACTTCAGTATGGAAACCATTTCAAAAAAATAACCAATCTTTTGCGAAATCGGGAATGGAATGTTTTTGAAAATAAGAAAGAGATCATAGTAGGAATTGAAAATCTGATCGAATTGATTCATCAATATTTGTATTCAAAAATTCAGAAAAATGAATAATTCAGCAACCACAAGAGCTATCACAAAGATTGCTTTGCAATACAATGGCAATGATAAAGGAACAGCAGAAATGGTGGCTTCGAATTATCTTCTAAGCGATACTGCTGAAGGTCAGTTTAACGAAATGAAAACCGTAGCTGAAAGAAATACCAAAGTGAAGAAATGGGCATTGACTGGTTATATTTCTCAACCAGACGAGATAGGCAGAAAATTAAAGGATGAGGAACTAAAACAAATTGTGATGGAAGCTCTTACCCAAATAGGTGTGACAAATAGAAATCAATATCGATTAGACATTCACAACAGTACAAAACATAAGCATATTCACTTTGTTGTCAACAGAATTGATATTTCGGGAAAGTGCACTGTGAAAGCACACGATATCGGAAAGAGATTTGGTGAAGCTGTTCGAGAAGTCTGCAAAGAGAAAGGATTATTAACCGATGTTGAAATTGGAATTCAGAAAAAAGCTGAGATGCTGAAAAGCTTGAGTGAGGCTATTAGATCAGAAGATAATTTTGATGATCTGATATTAGAAATGAAGGAAAAAGGTTTTGAAATTCAATTGTCTTCAAATGTCAAGGACGGGATTTCGGGAATGCGAATCGTGATGGAAAAGGATAAAAACTTTCAAACAGAAAGGATTTATAAAGCAGGTTACAAATTGTCTGAAATCTCAAATCAACTAAAAATTTCTGAAATAAAATCTCTTTTTAAAATGAAACAAGCGGTCAGGGAAGCACAAAAAAACGCTGACAACTTAGAGGGATTTCGGAAAACTCTACAACAAAAAGGGATTTCTATTAAGATCCAATACAAGGGAGAATTTAAAGCCGGTCAAAAAAATGAAATTCAAGATTTCTGGATAAATAAAAGTGATAATAGTCAAGAGAAAGACGGATTCTTTTTCCGGAAAAATGTCGGGTTCTCTCTTTCGGCAATAGATTCTGATTTTGGCAATGTAGTAAGATCTTTAAGTCACAGTAGTGTAAAAAATGATACAGGTAATCATTTGAAAGCAGACACTAATGAAAGCTTAATAGAAATTGCAGGCGGATTCTTAGGTGATTTTCTTAATCCAACCTATGTTTCTCAGAACGAAGATGAACTCTGGAAAAAGAAGCGAAAATTAAGACGATAATCAAAAATTAAAAAAAATAAATATGGAAAATGAAAATAAAGAATCTAAAAGTAACGGAATGGAGCTTTTAGAAAATGTGATCAAATCAAATATGGAAAATATTGAACAAAATATCAAACTTCAGTCTGCCATTAAAGACCATACTACCCTACTGAACGATATACAGATCACTTTGGAAGATGGACATTCGACCAATAATGAAACTGTAACCTTGATCAAAT is a genomic window of Chryseobacterium nakagawai containing:
- a CDS encoding helix-turn-helix domain-containing protein gives rise to the protein MTQVQLQQELNEIKKLLKDNFINSKDVLTSNEVLKYLNISYSLLSKLTSAGLIPFYKPTNGLLFFFRSELHDWIKENKIYSEKDAENLLKNHRTNKKA
- the rbfA gene encoding 30S ribosome-binding factor RbfA, giving the protein MESNRQRKVAQIIQEDFAELFRKQAADSKQSILVSVSDVKVTADLGIAKIYLSIFPQEHRTAVMKEIEENKTQYRNFIGQKMAKQVRIIPQLSFYLDTALDDVEKLERELRGEGDNPVL
- a CDS encoding AAA family ATPase — encoded protein: MDKKPNRLTNLSDGQFNSAVSSSNEINILMDHLANEWIEIAKKLPTPNPLFGNIWHQGEVAILFSNTGKGKSILAVQLADSITKGHSIITLDVYKQIAIYFDFELSTKAFQRRYSDEDENSHQFSDDFIRVEIDRNKHLESDERSFEELIIESVKFQVEKSNAQVVIIDNITFLSATNEKSKEALSLMKLILDLSRKKSLAILLIAHTPKRDIFKPIQLEDLAGSKALSNFCDTVFCIGESVKGSNVRYIKQLKNRNYPIEFHENNVIECEVVKENSFLQFKFVDLNSEDEHLKKISEKSKDRIDEILELKNQNLSNVEIAKRLAVSESAIRRRINKHDKKSQ
- a CDS encoding endonuclease; translation: MKRILSFFLALIFIGSFAQPSATYYNAANGLTGAPLKTALKGIITSGHQDKGYGGLWTAYYTTDRDINSNFENDGTILDIYSENPTGQDPYNFTVGSSQCGTYSKEGDCYNREHIVPQSLFNSSSPMVADIHFIRATDGKVNGARSNYPFGQVGSATFISKNGSKLGNSVSPGYGGTVFEPIDAFKGDVARMIFYFVTRYEDRLSTFGTGNMLGGSAFPGLDSWELQQLLAWNAMDPVSPEEINRNNAAFTFQGNRNPFIDNSAYANLIWGAPVVDNQAPTAPTNLVTNTPTSNSISLSWTASTDNVGVTGYDIYVDNVFKSNVSGASTTATISGLLPLTQYSFHVIAKDAFGNTSPQSNIATGTTLDGPVNVGNCGDENFSNIPANANDYKTRTWTNNNVSWTATFARTDQTINGKAITIQGGDLTSSNVPGGVQTLTVTTQLKFSGSDGNLNVFVNDNLVGTVPYSVTATTTPINVNVTGNAVIKIVNPSNNNRVAIDDLKWTCYNGSLATSETKKDKAEFTIYPNPVRNNELFVKGENLSKISKAQIYDLSGKVIESIANPFKNSNKINLKGLVKGTYILKTDNFSTKFIVE
- a CDS encoding ABC transporter permease; this translates as MKNIAFYIASRYLLAKKGSTAVTFITWLSVGAMTVAVAAMFVIISVFSGLENLNKDLISNLHADLTLKSISGKTIKNLDQVNKVLNSNKEITSYSRVIEEKVYISFNGKGDIAYLRGVDSAYTKVNPINKEVFYGNYPSFKYSNEVLMENSLDNRLSIPVDSSNHYATVFMPKPGTGIISKEEDIYNKRDISVTGVFPGKDQLDSYIISPIELTEELLSLPKHSAYQIVIKLRNPENADTVKQSLISSLGKNIEIKTKEEENAAFWKMINTEKLFIYLIFALVIFITTFNLAGAIIILQLDKKEQAKSLISLGFPLSHLRLTYFYTGLLIVISGVISGLICGTALCYFQLYTEFFRANEVLPFPVKIVGKNYFIVALTASVFGITISWFFSKISKEYITKN
- a CDS encoding relaxase/mobilization nuclease domain-containing protein, yielding MNNSATTRAITKIALQYNGNDKGTAEMVASNYLLSDTAEGQFNEMKTVAERNTKVKKWALTGYISQPDEIGRKLKDEELKQIVMEALTQIGVTNRNQYRLDIHNSTKHKHIHFVVNRIDISGKCTVKAHDIGKRFGEAVREVCKEKGLLTDVEIGIQKKAEMLKSLSEAIRSEDNFDDLILEMKEKGFEIQLSSNVKDGISGMRIVMEKDKNFQTERIYKAGYKLSEISNQLKISEIKSLFKMKQAVREAQKNADNLEGFRKTLQQKGISIKIQYKGEFKAGQKNEIQDFWINKSDNSQEKDGFFFRKNVGFSLSAIDSDFGNVVRSLSHSSVKNDTGNHLKADTNESLIEIAGGFLGDFLNPTYVSQNEDELWKKKRKLRR
- the mce gene encoding methylmalonyl-CoA epimerase, with product MKLEHIGIAVKSLGVSDELFAKLLGKESYKQETVEREGVVTSFYETGESKIELLEASNPESPISKFIEKKGEGIHHLAFGVENILEEVKRLKKEGFQFISEEPKEGADNKLVVFLHPKSTNGVLVELCQEKQ
- a CDS encoding toprim domain-containing protein — translated: MNCKQFNSISLEEVLLSLGHLPAKQNEKEAWYLNPFANESQASFKINKSLNKWYLFSEGIGGNNTDFMKKYLNTSVNGVLLWAENQNFSSFLNQNIPDQKFKNPSKNYEILDVNGIQHPALLEYLRVRKVGNQTQFLHEIHYRMNDKNYFGIGFKNDSGGYEIRNKYSKICLGKKDISTIKNGSESLRIFEGFFDFLSFKNVENFLEKEPVDYLILNSVSMIHNIKSSLGNYENIELYFDNDEAGNRAVEIIRNENQSAEDCRVLYSDFKDLNDWMIHKNPLPERQVKQRRR
- a CDS encoding plasmid mobilization protein, giving the protein MEKDFLQEFIHQVAKENEVKIAQEKRKKYFQELGRKGGLKTKENKKLDKVISVRMTNSEYEILIQKQEKYPLKLSTYIRNVLFEKELKINEFQTDEVLLQYGNHFKKITNLLRNREWNVFENKKEIIVGIENLIELIHQYLYSKIQKNE